A portion of the Candidatus Stygibacter australis genome contains these proteins:
- a CDS encoding HAMP domain-containing sensor histidine kinase — protein MKNTPKEITEILNKLINICNENQTNDRTKQKEKIKSLVEQLQEEIIKTRKRDAILTSQSLQVSMEQMIGFMAHQWKQPLNAVNIIVQNLEDAYKFEELDQELITRSTIDVMEQVNFMSHSIDDFRRIYLQGKEKKLIAVDDILSRAADLAKRSYSSLNINIILDLQADCLVWGYVNEIFQVILNILSNIKNAFLNSSIPNDKRFVKISSSSENGQCQIVISDSAGKMAETVMEKLFEPEEQGQDKIKTVGLGLFMTKLIITDSFKGTISAFNDDNGTTFSIMIPEGKEACC, from the coding sequence ATGAAAAATACTCCAAAAGAAATTACAGAAATATTAAATAAACTTATCAATATCTGCAATGAAAACCAAACTAATGACCGCACTAAGCAGAAAGAAAAAATAAAATCCCTGGTAGAACAACTTCAGGAAGAGATAATTAAAACCAGAAAACGGGATGCAATTTTAACCTCCCAGTCATTACAGGTCTCCATGGAACAAATGATAGGTTTCATGGCTCATCAATGGAAACAGCCATTGAATGCTGTGAATATTATCGTACAAAACCTTGAAGATGCCTATAAATTTGAAGAACTCGATCAGGAATTGATCACCAGGTCGACTATTGATGTGATGGAGCAGGTAAATTTCATGTCCCATTCCATTGATGATTTCCGCCGCATCTATCTTCAGGGAAAAGAAAAGAAACTTATAGCTGTAGATGATATTCTCAGTCGTGCTGCTGATCTGGCAAAGAGAAGCTATTCTTCGCTTAATATCAATATAATACTTGATCTGCAGGCAGATTGCCTGGTTTGGGGCTATGTGAACGAGATTTTTCAAGTAATCCTCAATATTCTCAGTAATATCAAAAATGCTTTCCTGAATTCCAGCATCCCTAATGATAAGCGCTTCGTGAAAATATCTTCTTCCTCAGAAAATGGGCAATGCCAGATTGTGATCTCTGATAGTGCTGGAAAAATGGCAGAAACCGTTATGGAAAAATTATTTGAGCCGGAAGAACAAGGACAGGATAAAATCAAAACCGTTGGTCTGGGTTTGTTTATGACAAAACTGATCATCACTGATAGTTTCAAGGGCACTATTTCTGCCTTTAATGATGATAATGGGACTACGTTCTCTATTATGATCCCTGAAGGCAAAGAAGCCTGCTGTTAA
- a CDS encoding type II toxin-antitoxin system HigB family toxin, with the protein MIVTGRKIAKDFINEFSEAENSIEALLFEMKKASWSTPNELKSQYRSASIIGAGCVVFNICGNKYRLVAKIEYESKIVRIRWAGRHKEYEKLKLKETKCLSSN; encoded by the coding sequence ATGATTGTTACTGGAAGAAAAATCGCTAAAGACTTTATAAATGAATTTTCAGAAGCTGAAAACTCAATAGAAGCTCTGCTGTTTGAGATGAAAAAGGCATCGTGGTCAACACCTAATGAATTGAAATCGCAGTATAGATCAGCAAGCATTATCGGAGCTGGCTGTGTAGTATTTAATATCTGTGGAAATAAATATCGGTTAGTAGCAAAAATAGAATATGAGAGTAAAATTGTCAGAATCCGATGGGCAGGAAGGCATAAGGAATATGAGAAATTGAAATTAAAGGAGACGAAATGTTTAAGCTCAAATTGA
- the xseA gene encoding exodeoxyribonuclease VII large subunit: protein MQNFFPVSAVTKRIKDYLAPAMATEFWVRGELYNVSNRGGHYYGSLIETDTSGRTVAKVEIRLWSGQFQSIRRKFQQAGMELKMTSGMQYGFLCKLTFHNTYGLALEIKDADPQFNLGEMERRRQEIINKLKSENRFEMNKRVPLTFLPQKIGLITSGSSAAYSDFMKTLNSSPWGFIIYLADARMQGDATEDTVLKALEVLRQLDLDLVVITRGGGSKSDLYSLDNLKIALAISEYPLPVWTGIGHEIDTSVLDYVAHTSFKTPTAVAEHLVARYDTLKVNLDNFQDRLYYHWQKEYNRNNEAISGAVNLLRSAPRYYLQQLNSRLNQTASRLQNTTLMRLKRWSLLLNSFIHKLRSYPDSRLQQFAIKLQYQVSSFQLFKYIGLINEQSRKLKDYRRLLKANDPLNNLRKGYTIVYDQQKKIIRSVHDISAESEITTRFSDGEISSKVNIIKENKNDKADKL from the coding sequence ATGCAAAATTTCTTTCCGGTTTCGGCTGTTACAAAGCGGATCAAAGACTATCTGGCTCCGGCTATGGCAACGGAGTTCTGGGTGCGTGGTGAACTTTATAATGTTTCCAACCGGGGGGGACATTATTATGGTTCACTGATCGAAACTGATACTTCCGGCAGGACAGTTGCCAAAGTGGAAATCAGATTGTGGAGTGGTCAATTCCAGAGCATAAGGCGTAAATTTCAGCAGGCAGGGATGGAGCTGAAAATGACCAGCGGTATGCAGTATGGTTTTTTGTGCAAACTCACCTTTCATAATACCTATGGTCTGGCTCTGGAGATTAAAGATGCAGATCCGCAATTTAATCTGGGTGAAATGGAAAGACGGCGTCAGGAGATCATTAATAAACTGAAATCCGAAAATCGTTTTGAAATGAATAAACGGGTTCCTCTCACATTTCTACCGCAGAAAATCGGCTTGATCACCAGTGGTTCCAGTGCTGCCTACAGTGATTTTATGAAAACGCTCAATAGTTCACCCTGGGGCTTTATCATCTATCTGGCTGATGCCAGGATGCAGGGAGATGCCACAGAGGATACTGTGCTGAAGGCATTGGAAGTTCTCAGGCAGCTTGATCTTGACCTAGTGGTTATCACGCGGGGTGGCGGCAGCAAATCTGATCTATACAGTCTTGATAATCTGAAAATTGCTCTGGCTATCAGTGAATATCCACTACCTGTGTGGACCGGGATCGGTCATGAAATAGATACCAGTGTGCTGGATTATGTGGCGCATACAAGTTTTAAAACGCCAACTGCTGTGGCTGAGCATCTGGTTGCCAGGTATGACACACTTAAGGTAAATCTGGATAATTTTCAGGACAGACTTTATTATCACTGGCAGAAGGAATATAATCGCAATAATGAAGCTATCTCAGGGGCAGTGAATCTGCTGAGATCTGCACCACGCTATTACCTGCAGCAATTGAATTCCCGCCTGAATCAGACAGCAAGTCGTCTTCAAAATACCACTCTGATGCGGCTTAAGCGCTGGAGTCTGCTACTGAACAGCTTTATTCATAAATTGCGCTCATATCCTGACAGCCGATTACAGCAATTTGCCATAAAACTTCAATATCAGGTCAGTTCATTTCAATTATTCAAATACATCGGCTTGATCAATGAGCAATCGCGCAAATTGAAAGATTACCGCAGATTATTAAAAGCTAATGACCCTTTGAACAATCTCAGAAAGGGCTACACAATAGTCTATGACCAGCAGAAAAAAATAATCCGCTCCGTGCATGATATCAGTGCCGAGAGCGAAATCACTACTCGCTTTTCTGATGGTGAAATATCCAGTAAAGTAAATATAATCAAGGAGAATAAAAATGACAAAGCAGACAAATTATGA
- a CDS encoding ImmA/IrrE family metallo-endopeptidase yields the protein MFKLKLIKDQNDYQNACLHLDGLLDRDTLTLDKREEMELVAHLIEEYEEKAFPIDNPSPIAAIKFRMEQMNLNQMDLVPYIGNKSVVSNILTGKRPLTLKMIRSLNKGLKIPLEVLAQEESINYINQPLDINWEKFPIKAMFEKAREVFFPDVNASYQQIKNNVEHYLRDLIEPFTELASGKPLCRQNLRMSDRSNNYALAAWVAGCRRIADEEILNSNYKPENKSKIINQLKALTKFDSGPKLALELLQKEGIHVIILSHLPRTYLDGAVFPAKDGNPVIALTLRYDRIDNFWFTLFHELGHVFLHLNSDDDKACYLDDLEMIADIEEEKSADLFASENLIQDEYLEKASLLTNYSTEKVIDFANKYDIHPSIVAGRIRYINKNYKILWKLVGSGKVRYLFENQTNTR from the coding sequence ATGTTTAAGCTCAAATTGATCAAAGATCAAAATGATTATCAAAACGCCTGCCTGCATTTAGATGGTCTTTTAGATAGAGACACATTGACTCTGGATAAGAGGGAAGAAATGGAATTGGTTGCTCATCTGATAGAAGAATATGAGGAGAAAGCATTTCCAATCGATAACCCATCTCCAATAGCAGCTATCAAGTTCAGAATGGAGCAGATGAATCTAAATCAAATGGATTTAGTACCATATATAGGTAATAAAAGCGTAGTCTCCAATATTCTCACTGGCAAACGTCCACTTACCCTAAAAATGATCCGGTCGCTCAATAAAGGACTCAAAATTCCACTTGAGGTTTTAGCACAAGAGGAAAGTATTAATTATATAAATCAGCCCTTAGACATCAACTGGGAGAAATTTCCCATCAAAGCAATGTTTGAAAAGGCTCGGGAAGTTTTTTTTCCTGATGTAAATGCTTCCTACCAGCAAATTAAAAACAATGTAGAACATTACTTACGTGATTTAATTGAGCCTTTTACCGAACTTGCTTCCGGGAAACCACTGTGCAGACAAAACCTGAGAATGAGTGATCGCTCCAATAATTATGCTCTGGCTGCCTGGGTTGCCGGCTGCCGTCGAATAGCGGATGAAGAAATCCTAAATAGTAATTATAAACCAGAGAACAAATCAAAAATCATTAATCAGTTAAAAGCTTTAACTAAATTTGATTCAGGACCCAAGCTGGCATTAGAACTATTGCAAAAAGAAGGGATACATGTAATAATCCTATCACATTTACCACGAACTTATCTGGATGGAGCGGTATTCCCTGCAAAAGATGGTAATCCAGTGATAGCATTAACTTTACGCTATGACAGAATTGATAATTTCTGGTTCACTTTGTTTCATGAACTTGGACATGTATTTTTGCATTTGAATTCTGATGATGACAAAGCCTGTTATCTGGACGATCTGGAAATGATTGCAGATATAGAAGAAGAAAAGAGCGCTGATTTATTCGCTTCTGAAAATTTGATTCAGGACGAATATCTGGAAAAAGCATCACTACTCACTAACTATTCAACAGAGAAAGTTATCGATTTTGCCAATAAGTACGACATTCATCCCTCAATTGTTGCTGGAAGAATACGTTATATAAACAAGAATTATAAAATCCTATGGAAGTTAGTTGGAAGTGGAAAGGTTCGTTACTTATTTGAAAACCAAACAAATACACGATAA
- the xseB gene encoding exodeoxyribonuclease VII small subunit, translating into MTKQTNYEEKFKELQGIIDQLDRQETPIDELAEKVKRGTSLIKELNQKLKAVEKDVRDAFKELEELDMEQNTDLKG; encoded by the coding sequence ATGACAAAGCAGACAAATTATGAGGAGAAATTTAAAGAATTACAGGGAATCATAGATCAGCTTGACCGCCAGGAAACACCCATAGATGAACTGGCAGAAAAGGTAAAGCGCGGTACTTCATTGATCAAGGAATTGAATCAGAAATTGAAAGCTGTGGAAAAAGACGTGCGCGATGCATTCAAGGAACTTGAAGAATTAGATATGGAGCAAAACACTGACCTGAAAGGCTGA
- a CDS encoding LruC domain-containing protein — MKNRIIYAIIVILFLALLTGCDSGDDKINPMDNVIADEEFMFNTSIYVNIHLESTNSGEIQPNAYFELYDDELQDDGSRLLQARTDDDGIFEFDLPVAAFRNEIILYNENKDAYKFDIERIDDLTGEINGSFNSPYNSSDREAPDWNYDTSPYYTTIFADVFNESTELFADDVNDMFACFLGNSCISVTGGLNPGAVMLPDNRVLFSNVLYFPNTSFHTLNFRYYDASVDQVFLFVDWYNIQYGNIMGSTQEPYTFYYDNSSAMPDPHVMSISSPGLDEYGTLAYEDNWPQQGDYDINDLVIYYNFEMYIEDMDSYSGYYEIKYKLAAIGTSYTIGFGIQFPDYMILSNPQDDTGTTYLEDDNYTYIFFNDARDIAPGSGYHNTDPSLPYFEPELHTITVDFEELWRTRMFTAPWYEMPYNPFIFINGDRSHEIHPADYPPTDLVNIELWGNGDDTSDPDSWRWYRTVNNMPWFFMMPQEVPYPTEKASILDAYPFFDDWVASPWDYENWYLDTPENRDYNYLYTHSRDQ, encoded by the coding sequence ATGAAAAATAGAATTATCTATGCTATTATAGTGATATTATTTTTAGCATTATTGACTGGTTGTGATTCGGGTGATGATAAAATAAACCCCATGGATAATGTGATAGCAGATGAAGAATTTATGTTCAATACATCAATCTATGTGAATATCCATCTGGAATCCACTAATTCAGGGGAAATCCAGCCGAATGCCTATTTTGAATTGTATGATGATGAGCTTCAGGATGATGGCAGCAGGTTACTGCAGGCAAGAACTGATGATGATGGCATATTTGAGTTTGATCTGCCTGTGGCAGCATTCAGAAATGAGATAATTTTGTATAATGAAAATAAAGATGCCTACAAATTTGATATTGAGCGGATTGATGATCTTACAGGTGAGATAAATGGCAGCTTCAATTCACCCTATAATTCAAGCGATCGAGAAGCTCCTGACTGGAATTATGATACTTCACCATATTATACTACAATATTTGCTGACGTCTTTAATGAATCAACTGAATTATTTGCTGATGATGTCAATGACATGTTTGCCTGTTTTCTGGGAAATTCCTGTATCAGCGTAACTGGCGGATTAAATCCGGGAGCTGTGATGCTGCCTGATAACCGTGTGCTTTTTTCCAATGTCCTGTATTTTCCCAATACCTCATTTCACACCCTGAATTTCCGCTATTACGATGCTTCTGTAGATCAGGTTTTTCTTTTTGTTGACTGGTATAACATACAATATGGTAATATCATGGGCAGCACTCAAGAGCCTTACACATTTTATTACGATAATTCCAGTGCCATGCCAGATCCCCATGTGATGAGCATATCCTCACCGGGTCTTGATGAATACGGCACACTGGCTTATGAAGATAACTGGCCCCAGCAGGGTGATTATGATATTAATGATCTGGTGATATATTATAATTTTGAAATGTATATTGAAGATATGGACTCTTATAGTGGTTATTATGAGATCAAATATAAACTGGCAGCTATTGGTACATCTTACACTATAGGCTTTGGAATACAGTTTCCTGATTATATGATATTATCCAATCCTCAAGATGATACTGGCACTACCTATTTGGAAGATGATAATTACACTTATATCTTCTTTAATGATGCACGTGATATAGCTCCTGGAAGCGGTTATCATAATACTGATCCCAGCCTGCCCTACTTTGAGCCAGAGCTTCATACGATCACAGTTGATTTTGAAGAATTGTGGAGAACCAGAATGTTCACGGCACCCTGGTATGAGATGCCATATAACCCCTTTATCTTTATAAATGGTGACAGATCACATGAGATACATCCAGCAGATTATCCACCTACCGATCTGGTCAATATTGAATTGTGGGGCAATGGAGATGACACCAGTGATCCCGATTCCTGGCGCTGGTATCGTACTGTAAATAATATGCCATGGTTCTTTATGATGCCTCAGGAAGTACCCTATCCTACTGAAAAAGCTAGTATTTTGGATGCCTATCCTTTCTTTGATGACTGGGTTGCATCTCCCTGGGATTATGAAAACTGGTATCTTGATACTCCTGAAAACAGGGATTATAATTATCTCTATACTCATTCTCGGGATCAATAA